Part of the Solanum pennellii chromosome 10, SPENNV200 genome is shown below.
TATCTTGATCATCTCTCGGATGGTCCAGATATTTTTGGTGATACACATGATGAATATACATCACAACGTACGTGGCATGAACCAGAAGATTTCATGAATGATgctatttatattgaaaaagacATGTTATTCAATTCAAAGAAGCAGTTGCAAAGAGCAGTTAAACTTCTACATTTGAACATAGCAAGGGAGTGCTTCGTTACTAAATCAACAAAGAAATCATGGCGACTTGTTTGCAGGCGTGTAGAACAAGGATGTCGATTTTGATTGACTTCTTTTATTGATAAACATACTAACATGTGAAAAGTTGGAAGACACATTAAAGAACAAACATGTGATATGGGTACGTGCCGCGAAGGGCATTTCAACTTGGATGTTGAGATGATTGCTAACGTCCTCCGTGTTGATATAGAAAGAACGCCAAGGTACAATTTTATCCCtagatgatttttatttaataaggaaatattttttttatttaataattaatattattattaatttcagGTTTTCCATCAAAGATTGTCAAACAGTTGTTCTTAAAGCATATGACATTTCAGTAAGTAAAAGAAAAGCCTATCTTGATCGCAAGCATGCTTTTGAAAAAGTCTATGGTACTTGGGAGTGTTCTTTTGCCGAGTTGCCGAGGTTCATGGAAGCTTTGAAATACTTCAATGCTGGAACAGTAATCAATTGCATGTTGATAGTCAAGACACATATTGGTGCAGAAATAGTCAAACAATAACATCCACCATGTGGGAAAATTATGGAagatttgttgatattttttcaaaaaaaaaataatttgaaaatatttcaacttAAAGCTAAACAAAAAGATGAATTTCTGTGTACTTTATGACATAGatacttttattttgtcttatatTTTACGATATTCTAcctctaaattttattttattttattttcatatgattttGAAGTTGTGTTATTATTGAAACTTTTATAAGACGTGTAAACCTAAAGTTTTCTATCAATGAATTTAGATGTCTTCCTAACCAAAACTAAATTAAGTCTAAGGTTGAAAG
Proteins encoded:
- the LOC107002141 gene encoding uncharacterized protein LOC107002141; the encoded protein is MGTCREGHFNLDVEMIANVLRVDIERTPRFSIKDCQTVVLKAYDISVSKRKAYLDRKHAFEKVYGTWECSFAELPRFMEALKYFNAGTVINCMLIVKTHIGAEIVKQ